The following coding sequences are from one Oryzisolibacter sp. LB2S window:
- a CDS encoding DUF2523 family protein, whose amino-acid sequence MGFGTFLASLAGPIVKRAMIALGFGVVSYAAMTAALNAALSAAKNAWAGLAGFPEALQLVQLAGINTAASIIAGALVARVAMQSLKKFEVVK is encoded by the coding sequence ATGGGCTTTGGAACCTTCTTGGCGTCCCTGGCGGGGCCAATTGTTAAGCGGGCCATGATCGCGCTAGGGTTCGGTGTCGTGTCATACGCGGCGATGACGGCGGCGCTGAATGCGGCGCTGTCTGCGGCTAAAAACGCATGGGCGGGGCTGGCGGGCTTTCCTGAGGCGCTACAGCTAGTGCAACTGGCCGGGATCAATACGGCTGCATCCATCATTGCCGGGGCGCTGGTGGCGCGTGTGGCGATGCAAAGCCTTAAAAAATTCGAGGTTGTCAAGTGA
- the tolB gene encoding Tol-Pal system beta propeller repeat protein TolB — protein sequence MTIDRTSSLSPLSRILPPLSRRHALTALAASPALPALAQFRVEITGVGLTQLPIAIAPLRGEAQSPQKISAIVQADLERSGRFIGVDASGAALDETSRPDLSQWRQRKADALSTGSITRLADGRFDVRFRLWDVVKGQDLGGQSFVVTQADLRLVAHRIADFIYEKLTGERGVFSTRIAYVTKVGARYSLWVADADGENAQSALSSPEPIISPAWSPSGAQLAYVSFESRKPVVYVHDVATGRRRLIANFRGSNSAPAWSPDGRTLAVTLSRDGGSQLYTIDANGGEPRRLMQSSGIDTEPAFSSDGRSIYFVSDRGGSPQIYRVGASGGNAERITFGSNYNISPAISPDGQWLAYISRVGGAFKLHVMDLKSGTTTAVTDTSADESPSFAPNSRLILYATQQQGREALMTTTLDGKIKARLAGQGGDIREPDWGPFQK from the coding sequence ATGACTATTGACCGCACTTCTTCCCTTTCCCCCCTGTCCCGCATCCTGCCGCCCCTGTCGCGGCGCCATGCCCTCACCGCTCTCGCCGCCAGCCCCGCGCTGCCCGCACTCGCACAGTTTCGTGTCGAGATCACGGGCGTGGGGCTGACGCAGCTGCCGATCGCCATTGCCCCCCTGCGCGGCGAGGCGCAGTCGCCGCAGAAGATCTCCGCCATCGTGCAGGCCGACCTCGAGCGCAGCGGCCGCTTCATCGGCGTCGATGCCTCGGGCGCGGCGCTCGATGAAACCTCGCGCCCCGACCTGTCGCAGTGGCGCCAGCGCAAGGCCGACGCGCTGAGCACCGGCAGCATCACGCGCCTGGCCGATGGTCGCTTCGACGTGCGCTTTCGGCTGTGGGACGTGGTCAAGGGCCAGGATCTGGGCGGGCAGAGCTTCGTCGTCACCCAGGCCGACCTGCGCCTGGTGGCACACCGCATCGCCGACTTCATCTATGAAAAGCTCACCGGCGAGCGCGGGGTGTTCTCCACGCGCATTGCCTATGTGACCAAGGTGGGCGCGCGCTACAGCCTCTGGGTGGCCGATGCCGATGGCGAGAACGCGCAGTCGGCACTGTCGAGCCCCGAGCCCATCATCTCGCCGGCCTGGTCGCCCTCGGGCGCGCAGCTGGCCTATGTGTCGTTCGAGTCGCGCAAGCCGGTGGTGTACGTGCATGACGTGGCGACGGGCCGGCGTCGGCTGATCGCGAACTTCCGTGGCTCCAACAGCGCACCGGCCTGGTCGCCCGACGGACGCACGCTGGCCGTGACCCTGAGCCGCGACGGTGGTTCGCAGCTCTACACCATCGACGCCAATGGCGGTGAACCGCGCCGCCTGATGCAAAGCAGCGGCATCGACACCGAGCCGGCTTTTTCCAGTGACGGGCGCAGCATCTACTTCGTGAGCGACCGCGGCGGCTCGCCGCAGATCTATCGCGTGGGCGCCAGTGGCGGCAATGCCGAGCGCATCACCTTCGGCAGCAACTACAACATCTCGCCCGCCATCAGCCCGGACGGGCAGTGGCTGGCCTATATCTCGCGCGTGGGCGGAGCGTTCAAGCTGCACGTGATGGACCTGAAGTCCGGCACGACGACGGCGGTGACGGACACCAGCGCCGATGAAAGCCCCAGCTTTGCGCCCAACAGCCGCCTGATTCTGTATGCCACCCAGCAGCAGGGCCGCGAGGCGCTCATGACCACCACGCTCGACGGCAAGATCAAGGCGCGTCTGGCGGGGCAGGGCGGAGACATCCGCGAGCCCGACTGGGGGCCCTTTCAGAAGTAA
- the ybgF gene encoding tol-pal system protein YbgF, whose product MAARMSLLQHSRALGAAVFAVAATWSMPSHALFGDDEARRAILELRQRVDSLQQANQRAGERSTDEVSQLRRSLLDLQTQIEALRTEQATLRGQNEQLQRDVAELQRRQKDMAQGVDERLRKFEPESITLDGREFRADPAEKRDFEAALALFRSGKFPESAAAFGKFVGAYPQSGYLPSVRFWLGNAQYATREYKQAIGNFKSLLASAPDHARAPEAALSIANCQIELKDTRAARKTLEDLLRAYPQSEAAAAAKERLARLK is encoded by the coding sequence ATGGCTGCGCGCATGTCTTTGCTTCAACATTCGCGTGCGCTCGGCGCGGCGGTCTTTGCCGTTGCCGCGACCTGGTCGATGCCCAGCCACGCGTTGTTTGGGGACGATGAGGCGCGCCGAGCCATTCTGGAGCTGCGCCAGCGCGTTGACAGCCTGCAGCAGGCCAATCAGCGCGCGGGCGAGCGCTCCACCGACGAGGTGTCGCAACTGCGCCGCAGCCTGCTGGATCTGCAGACGCAGATCGAGGCGCTGCGCACGGAGCAGGCCACGCTGCGTGGGCAGAACGAACAGCTTCAGCGCGATGTGGCCGAGCTGCAGCGCCGTCAGAAAGACATGGCACAGGGCGTCGATGAACGCCTGCGCAAATTCGAGCCTGAATCCATCACGCTGGATGGCCGCGAGTTTCGTGCCGACCCTGCGGAGAAGCGCGACTTCGAGGCCGCGCTCGCGCTGTTCCGATCAGGCAAATTTCCTGAATCGGCGGCGGCGTTCGGCAAATTTGTCGGCGCGTATCCCCAGTCGGGCTACTTGCCGTCGGTGCGCTTCTGGCTTGGCAATGCGCAGTACGCGACGCGTGAGTACAAGCAGGCCATAGGCAACTTCAAGAGCCTGCTGGCGAGCGCCCCCGACCATGCGCGCGCACCCGAGGCAGCCCTGTCGATCGCCAATTGCCAGATCGAGCTCAAGGACACCCGCGCCGCGCGCAAGACGCTGGAAGATCTGCTGCGCGCCTATCCTCAATCCGAGGCCGCGGCCGCTGCCAAGGAACGCCTGGCGCGCCTGAAGTGA
- a CDS encoding biotin carboxylase N-terminal domain-containing protein codes for MKKVLIANRGEIAVRVVRACRDYGVQSVAVYADADIDALHARMADEAYGLDGERPADTYLHIAKLLDIAKKSGADAVHPGYGFLSESAAFAQAVLDAGLAWIGPSPAAIARLGDKVEARKIALKVGAPLVAGTPEPVKDAAEVLAFAEQHGLPIIIKAAFGGGGRGMKIAWRMDEVAELYESAVREATAAFGRGECFVEQFLDRPRHIEAQVIGDKHGRVVVLGTRDCSLQRRNQKLVEEAPAPFLTDAQRERIHQAAHDICAEVGYEGAGTVEFLLSGSGAISFLEVNTRLQVEHPVTEQTTGLDLVVEQLRVADGLPLSITDTPAPLGHAIEFRINAEDVGRGFLPTPGPVARFDAPGGPGVRVDSGVQAGSSVPGTFDSLMAKLIVTGATREQALARARRALVEFEIEGVASVLPFHRAVLEQPDFIGADGFKVHTRWIETDFAHDLAAATRAAPEVDGTLVRCAIELDGRRMRLGLPAALLQGLAAAGGGVATAPVAQAPADEAAVAAPIAGNLHAWKVEEGAVVQAGEVIAVMEAMKMEMQVLAHRAGSIRLQAAAGSYQAAGACIARIV; via the coding sequence ATGAAAAAAGTTTTGATTGCCAACAGAGGTGAAATAGCGGTGCGGGTGGTGCGCGCCTGCCGCGACTACGGCGTGCAATCCGTGGCCGTGTACGCCGATGCCGACATCGACGCCCTGCACGCGCGCATGGCCGACGAGGCCTATGGCCTGGACGGCGAGCGTCCGGCCGACACCTATCTGCACATCGCCAAGCTGCTCGACATTGCGAAGAAGAGCGGCGCCGACGCCGTGCACCCGGGCTATGGCTTTCTGTCCGAGAGCGCGGCCTTCGCCCAGGCCGTGCTCGACGCGGGCCTGGCCTGGATAGGCCCGTCGCCCGCAGCCATCGCGCGCCTGGGCGACAAGGTCGAGGCGCGCAAGATCGCGCTCAAGGTCGGTGCGCCGCTGGTCGCGGGCACGCCCGAGCCCGTCAAGGATGCCGCCGAGGTGCTGGCGTTTGCCGAGCAGCATGGCCTGCCCATCATCATCAAGGCCGCGTTCGGCGGCGGCGGGCGCGGCATGAAGATCGCGTGGCGCATGGACGAGGTGGCCGAGCTCTACGAGTCCGCCGTGCGCGAGGCCACGGCCGCGTTCGGGCGCGGCGAGTGCTTCGTCGAGCAGTTCCTCGACAGGCCGCGCCACATCGAGGCCCAGGTCATCGGCGACAAACATGGCCGCGTGGTGGTGCTGGGCACGCGCGACTGCTCACTGCAGCGGCGCAACCAGAAGCTCGTCGAGGAGGCGCCGGCGCCATTCCTCACCGACGCGCAGCGCGAGCGCATCCACCAGGCCGCGCACGACATCTGCGCCGAGGTAGGCTACGAGGGCGCGGGCACGGTGGAGTTCTTGCTGTCGGGCAGCGGCGCCATCTCGTTCCTCGAGGTCAACACGCGCCTGCAGGTCGAACACCCGGTGACCGAGCAGACCACGGGCCTGGACCTGGTCGTGGAGCAGCTGCGCGTGGCCGACGGCCTGCCGCTGTCGATCACCGACACGCCCGCGCCGCTGGGCCACGCCATCGAGTTCCGCATCAACGCCGAGGACGTGGGCCGGGGCTTTCTGCCCACGCCCGGGCCGGTGGCACGCTTTGATGCGCCGGGAGGCCCCGGGGTGCGCGTGGACAGCGGCGTGCAGGCGGGATCCAGCGTGCCGGGCACTTTTGACTCGCTCATGGCCAAGCTCATCGTCACGGGCGCCACGCGCGAACAGGCGCTGGCGCGCGCGCGCCGCGCGCTGGTCGAGTTTGAGATCGAGGGCGTGGCCAGCGTGCTGCCGTTTCACCGCGCGGTGCTGGAGCAGCCGGACTTCATAGGCGCCGATGGCTTCAAGGTGCACACGCGCTGGATAGAGACGGACTTCGCCCACGACCTCGCGGCCGCCACGCGCGCCGCGCCCGAGGTGGACGGCACGCTGGTGCGCTGCGCCATCGAGCTCGATGGCCGGCGCATGCGGCTGGGCCTGCCGGCCGCATTGCTGCAAGGGCTGGCCGCGGCCGGTGGCGGCGTGGCGACCGCGCCCGTGGCCCAGGCGCCGGCCGATGAGGCGGCCGTCGCCGCACCGATCGCGGGCAATCTGCACGCCTGGAAGGTGGAAGAGGGCGCCGTCGTGCAGGCCGGCGAGGTGATCGCCGTGATGGAGGCGATGAAGATGGAGATGCAGGTGCTGGCGCACCGCGCGGGCAGCATCCGGCTGCAGGCCGCGGCCGGCAGCTACCAGGCGGCAGGTGCCTGCATCGCGCGCATTGTTTAG
- a CDS encoding tRNA threonylcarbamoyladenosine dehydratase, producing the protein MQDSQTDLTRRFGGLDRLYGVEGAARIRAAHVVVVGIGGVGSWAAEALARSAVGCLTLIDLDHVAESNINRQVHALTTTLGQAKVHAMAERIALINPECQVECVEDFVEPANWPDILPARVDAVIDACDQVRAKTAMVAWAQRHHVPFIAVGAAGGKRLAYKVDVDDLAQVTHDPLLAQLRYRLRREHGAARDGKRMGVTCVFSREAVAPPHGSCALQNGDGTLNCHGYGSSVAVTATFGQCAAGWVLDRLAQRTYKTTL; encoded by the coding sequence ATGCAGGACTCGCAGACGGATCTGACGCGGCGCTTCGGGGGCCTGGACAGGCTCTATGGCGTGGAAGGGGCGGCGCGCATCCGTGCCGCCCACGTGGTCGTCGTCGGCATCGGTGGTGTTGGCTCCTGGGCGGCAGAGGCGCTGGCACGCAGCGCGGTAGGGTGCCTGACGCTGATCGACCTCGATCATGTGGCCGAGTCCAACATCAATCGTCAGGTCCATGCGCTGACCACGACCCTGGGCCAGGCCAAGGTGCATGCCATGGCCGAGCGCATCGCGCTCATCAATCCCGAATGCCAGGTCGAATGCGTCGAGGATTTCGTCGAACCAGCGAACTGGCCCGACATCCTGCCAGCCCGCGTCGATGCCGTGATCGATGCCTGCGACCAGGTGCGCGCCAAGACGGCGATGGTGGCATGGGCGCAAAGGCACCACGTGCCATTCATTGCCGTGGGTGCTGCTGGAGGAAAGCGGCTCGCCTACAAGGTGGATGTGGACGATCTGGCCCAGGTGACGCATGATCCGCTGCTCGCACAACTGCGCTATCGCCTGCGCAGGGAGCATGGAGCCGCGCGGGATGGCAAGCGCATGGGCGTAACCTGTGTCTTCAGCAGGGAGGCCGTAGCGCCACCGCATGGATCCTGTGCGCTGCAGAACGGCGACGGAACACTCAACTGCCATGGCTATGGATCATCCGTGGCCGTGACCGCGACCTTCGGGCAATGTGCCGCAGGTTGGGTACTGGATCGACTGGCCCAGCGCACCTACAAAACCACGCTATAA
- a CDS encoding PEP-CTERM sorting domain-containing protein, whose protein sequence is MSAVKLIVSAAALVMASAAHAGLVGKGFSTFYAHPDITTAYSGASVSPSTFTVGAGNETLFDVEGVTQISVDFSDNSLALLLTTSLLAPTWNSTSFNGLVFDLISGGPLDIVAAAVDPTTTMTGFDASRVSFDSGRIAINWSGLSYVDGTKVIVNFTNAVPEPPSWLMVVGALALLGGHRSIRRRQQQPVHVPPAA, encoded by the coding sequence ATGTCTGCTGTCAAACTGATCGTTTCGGCCGCTGCACTAGTGATGGCATCAGCGGCCCATGCGGGCTTGGTCGGCAAAGGCTTTTCGACGTTCTACGCCCATCCCGACATCACCACAGCCTATAGCGGCGCATCGGTATCGCCGTCAACTTTCACCGTCGGAGCGGGTAATGAAACATTGTTCGATGTAGAAGGCGTCACGCAGATCAGTGTCGACTTTTCCGACAATTCGCTGGCCCTGTTGCTAACTACGTCGCTTCTAGCCCCGACGTGGAACAGTACGTCCTTCAACGGGTTGGTGTTTGATCTCATATCAGGCGGTCCACTGGATATTGTCGCTGCGGCGGTCGACCCAACGACGACCATGACCGGTTTTGACGCCAGCCGCGTCAGCTTCGACAGCGGGCGTATCGCCATCAATTGGAGCGGTCTCTCTTACGTCGACGGCACCAAGGTGATCGTAAACTTCACCAATGCCGTGCCCGAACCGCCGTCTTGGCTGATGGTGGTCGGTGCCTTGGCACTACTTGGTGGGCATCGCTCGATTCGACGCCGGCAACAGCAACCGGTGCACGTACCACCGGCGGCGTAA
- the pal gene encoding peptidoglycan-associated lipoprotein Pal codes for MKHIQLKRVSIALTIAALMAGCSSGVKLDEAPVEDKGATSTTGSSGGASQSGVAPVDLTQSGRDAAGPAGVARIIYFDFDSFVVKPDYQSVLEGHARFLKASPARKVALEGHTDERGGREYNLALGQKRAEAVRRSLALLGVPDAQMEAVSFGEEKPAAQGNNESAYAQNRRVELSYR; via the coding sequence ATGAAGCACATCCAACTCAAACGCGTTTCCATCGCTCTCACCATTGCGGCCCTGATGGCTGGCTGCAGCTCGGGCGTCAAGCTCGACGAGGCTCCCGTCGAAGACAAGGGCGCCACCTCCACGACGGGCAGCTCCGGCGGCGCAAGCCAAAGCGGCGTGGCACCGGTCGATCTGACCCAGTCTGGCCGTGATGCAGCCGGCCCGGCAGGCGTGGCGCGCATCATTTACTTCGACTTCGACAGCTTCGTCGTGAAGCCTGACTACCAGTCTGTTCTGGAAGGCCACGCACGCTTCCTGAAGGCCTCTCCCGCACGCAAGGTGGCTCTGGAAGGCCACACCGACGAGCGCGGCGGCCGTGAATACAACCTGGCTCTGGGTCAGAAGCGCGCCGAAGCCGTGCGTCGTTCGCTGGCACTGCTGGGTGTGCCCGATGCACAGATGGAGGCAGTGAGCTTCGGTGAGGAAAAACCGGCGGCGCAGGGCAACAACGAAAGCGCCTACGCGCAGAACCGTCGCGTCGAACTGTCGTACCGCTGA
- a CDS encoding virulence factor TspB C-terminal domain-related protein — translation MDRFAKLVIAAGLGLASFSASAGYAWPSDPVGFTRSGAWGKGYGYAAAANDQLFGSGKIIYQSNGLKVPVPGRVTTMPVAYRLAANAPRYAARALYLHPGARAAMGIAAWLGAAGLVWDAAQNAWVRPDGSSGTVSDGYEYSPGGEQYYPTPEQACEAHMATYTGPMFATFKSIKPFGASYQCIFRKYIVNEDGSQSVINENTTHILNKRQSQCPQGWYHTSAGCTQNPQPNRVTQEEFEELLSPKPMPETVPQELPYPTPLPVDPTPGPWVNPEPGDNPKHRPTFIPNGDPVPNPNYNPNAEPSTENQPYVEPGTHVKPSPSPEDPWRIEIKPVNRPKPSPESGPEQQPDPNPDENGNTNTGDKPKEDPGLCELYPDILACVKLDTPDEEELPESEKPIAVTPDAGWGPDGGSCPAPRMLTVQGRQIPIPFDLFCVYMSGLRPIIIAMAWLSAAFILVGAREGD, via the coding sequence ATGGATCGTTTCGCAAAACTGGTAATCGCTGCTGGCCTGGGCCTGGCGTCGTTTTCGGCGTCTGCGGGCTATGCGTGGCCGTCTGATCCGGTGGGGTTCACGCGGTCGGGTGCATGGGGCAAGGGGTACGGCTACGCGGCGGCGGCTAACGATCAATTATTCGGTAGCGGGAAAATCATCTATCAGAGTAACGGGTTAAAGGTGCCTGTGCCTGGTAGAGTTACAACAATGCCGGTTGCGTATCGGCTTGCGGCGAATGCGCCGCGATATGCAGCGCGGGCGCTTTATCTGCATCCTGGCGCGCGGGCGGCTATGGGGATAGCGGCATGGCTCGGTGCGGCGGGGTTGGTATGGGATGCCGCGCAAAACGCATGGGTGAGGCCGGATGGGAGTTCAGGCACGGTGTCGGACGGATATGAATACAGCCCTGGCGGTGAGCAGTATTACCCGACGCCTGAGCAAGCGTGTGAGGCGCATATGGCGACATACACGGGGCCTATGTTTGCGACGTTTAAATCGATTAAACCGTTTGGGGCGTCATATCAATGTATATTTAGGAAATATATAGTTAATGAGGATGGGTCGCAATCGGTAATTAATGAGAATACGACGCATATTCTGAATAAACGGCAGAGTCAGTGTCCGCAGGGTTGGTATCACACGTCAGCAGGTTGTACACAGAACCCGCAGCCTAATAGAGTGACGCAAGAGGAATTTGAGGAGCTTTTGTCACCTAAGCCAATGCCGGAAACGGTGCCGCAGGAGTTGCCGTATCCAACGCCTTTGCCGGTTGATCCGACGCCGGGGCCATGGGTTAATCCGGAGCCTGGCGATAATCCCAAGCATCGGCCTACGTTTATTCCGAATGGCGATCCGGTGCCAAATCCTAATTACAACCCTAATGCAGAACCAAGCACAGAAAATCAGCCATATGTCGAGCCTGGCACGCATGTAAAACCGTCGCCAAGTCCAGAAGACCCGTGGCGAATAGAAATCAAGCCGGTGAATCGTCCGAAGCCCAGTCCGGAGTCGGGGCCGGAGCAGCAGCCAGACCCTAACCCGGATGAAAACGGCAATACCAATACGGGCGACAAGCCGAAGGAAGATCCGGGGTTGTGTGAGTTGTACCCGGATATTCTCGCGTGCGTGAAGCTGGATACGCCAGACGAGGAAGAATTGCCAGAGTCGGAAAAGCCGATTGCCGTCACACCTGATGCGGGGTGGGGGCCTGATGGCGGGTCATGTCCTGCGCCTCGCATGCTCACGGTTCAGGGGCGTCAAATCCCGATACCGTTTGATTTGTTCTGCGTCTATATGTCGGGGCTTCGGCCAATCATCATTGCCATGGCCTGGCTGAGTGCTGCGTTTATTCTGGTCGGCGCAAGGGAGGGCGATTGA
- a CDS encoding zonular occludens toxin domain-containing protein — protein sequence MITLLTGMPGAGKTAAMIDLLQDLAKDRPVFVHFDPKERLRPEQKLLHETLLIPHQPVNAATWHEEVSDGGILVIDEAQGCWRPRGPAAKVPEAIAALETHRHAGIDIFITTQSPRLIDANVRGLVGRHVHIRDTGWLGRWWYEWPEVNEGLAWKTCPVKKRYKLPRKVFDLYASANEHHKPVRAAPKTLALVAVLLVCLTVLVGLIVRTFKNHTAEKPAAAVPAPQAPQVPQALPVNPVTVEDDDGMNGSLDERIAFVPRLSDRPWTAPAYDGYRVVVHMPVVAGAICKGDECICLTADGAKVPDMSAAACKTWLQSPRPFNPYVLPPPPAASVPVGRGGRGGAVSGDTEPGERQTVAVPGGSANVVPMADVSVNLRSAIAGTGQYRPAGSGQPL from the coding sequence GTGATAACGCTGCTGACGGGCATGCCGGGCGCGGGCAAAACGGCGGCCATGATCGACTTGTTGCAAGACCTGGCGAAAGATCGTCCGGTGTTTGTGCATTTCGACCCAAAAGAGCGTTTGCGGCCAGAGCAAAAGCTTTTGCACGAAACTCTGCTTATTCCGCATCAGCCGGTCAATGCGGCGACCTGGCACGAGGAAGTATCTGACGGCGGGATATTGGTCATCGACGAGGCACAGGGCTGCTGGCGACCACGCGGGCCAGCGGCCAAAGTGCCGGAGGCAATCGCGGCGCTCGAAACCCATCGGCACGCGGGGATTGATATTTTCATTACCACGCAAAGCCCCAGGCTGATTGATGCCAACGTGCGCGGCCTGGTCGGGCGGCATGTGCATATTCGGGACACTGGGTGGTTGGGCCGGTGGTGGTACGAGTGGCCGGAAGTGAATGAAGGTCTGGCCTGGAAAACATGCCCAGTCAAAAAGCGGTACAAGCTGCCGCGCAAAGTGTTCGACCTGTACGCAAGCGCGAACGAGCACCACAAGCCGGTTCGTGCTGCCCCGAAAACCCTTGCGCTGGTGGCGGTGCTGCTGGTGTGTTTGACAGTCCTGGTCGGCCTGATCGTGCGGACCTTCAAAAATCACACGGCAGAGAAACCAGCGGCGGCGGTGCCTGCGCCCCAAGCGCCCCAGGTGCCCCAAGCATTGCCAGTAAACCCGGTGACGGTCGAAGATGATGATGGTATGAACGGGTCGTTGGATGAGCGTATTGCGTTTGTTCCGCGTCTGTCTGATCGACCCTGGACGGCTCCGGCGTATGACGGTTATCGGGTCGTCGTCCATATGCCGGTCGTTGCCGGTGCCATCTGCAAAGGGGATGAATGCATCTGCCTGACGGCGGACGGGGCGAAAGTGCCTGATATGAGCGCGGCGGCGTGCAAGACCTGGCTGCAATCGCCACGGCCATTTAACCCGTACGTGCTGCCGCCTCCGCCAGCGGCTAGCGTCCCTGTCGGTCGTGGCGGGCGCGGCGGTGCTGTTTCGGGTGATACTGAACCCGGCGAACGTCAAACCGTTGCTGTTCCTGGCGGGAGCGCAAACGTAGTTCCCATGGCTGACGTTTCCGTGAATCTGCGAAGCGCAATAGCAGGTACAGGGCAATACCGGCCAGCAGGATCAGGCCAGCCACTGTAA
- the msbA gene encoding lipid A export permease/ATP-binding protein MsbA — translation MQDLNHSARQSAAPQTLTLLARLKRLHAYFGHQRLAWTMALLATVVAAITEPLIPALLKPLLDQGFTEGSLQLWMVPVAIIGVFLVRGLSQFTGQYALSRIANEGMLRLRTALFERLLAADMGLFRHQSASALSNTVVYEVQNGFTSLVHALIGLSRDGFTLVALLGYLIYLNWQLTLIVAVMVPGVGWIMKTLSRRLYKITKSSQQATDDLAYVVEENVLAHRMVRLHGAQVEQGKRFDSLSRRLRQLAIKSTVASAAMTPTTQLLAAGALSAVICIALWQSHGNGAKDVTVGGFAAFIAAMLMLIAPIRRLADVANPITRGVAALERGLLLLSEAPAESGGSHVAERARGAISLRDVTVSFDSDHAPALAHVSLDIRPGEVVALVGPSGAGKTTLVNLLPRFVAASSGQVLLDDVPAEDWNLQSLRAQFAMVSQDVVMFNDSIAANVALGAAIDEARVQHCLAAANLAQHVAALPQGMHTLVGHNATQLSGGQRQRLAIARALYKDAPILILDEATSALDTESERLVQEALQRLMHGRTTLVIAHRLSTIEHADRVVVMERGRIAEQGTHAELVAAGGLFARLQAHGS, via the coding sequence ATGCAAGACCTCAATCATAGCGCGCGCCAGAGCGCTGCGCCGCAGACGCTCACACTTTTGGCACGCCTCAAGCGCCTGCACGCCTACTTTGGCCATCAGCGCCTGGCGTGGACCATGGCCCTGCTGGCCACCGTGGTGGCGGCCATTACGGAGCCATTGATTCCCGCGCTGCTCAAACCCTTGCTCGATCAGGGCTTCACGGAAGGATCGTTGCAACTGTGGATGGTTCCCGTGGCCATCATCGGTGTGTTTCTGGTGCGCGGACTTTCCCAGTTCACGGGGCAGTACGCGCTCAGCCGCATCGCCAACGAGGGCATGCTGCGCCTGCGCACCGCGCTGTTCGAGCGGCTGCTCGCGGCCGACATGGGGCTGTTTCGCCACCAGTCGGCCAGCGCGCTGTCCAACACCGTGGTGTACGAGGTGCAGAACGGATTCACCTCGCTCGTGCACGCCCTCATAGGCCTGTCGCGCGACGGCTTCACGCTCGTGGCACTGCTCGGTTACCTGATCTACCTGAACTGGCAGCTCACGCTGATCGTGGCGGTGATGGTGCCGGGCGTGGGCTGGATCATGAAGACGCTGTCGCGGCGCCTCTACAAGATCACCAAGAGCAGCCAGCAGGCCACGGACGATCTGGCCTACGTGGTCGAGGAAAACGTGCTCGCCCACCGCATGGTGCGCCTGCACGGAGCCCAGGTCGAGCAAGGCAAACGCTTCGACAGCCTGAGCCGCCGGCTGCGCCAGCTGGCCATCAAGTCCACCGTGGCCTCGGCGGCGATGACGCCCACCACCCAGCTGCTGGCCGCGGGCGCGCTCTCGGCCGTGATCTGCATCGCGCTGTGGCAAAGCCACGGCAATGGCGCCAAGGATGTGACCGTGGGTGGCTTTGCGGCCTTCATCGCCGCCATGCTGATGCTCATCGCCCCGATCCGCCGCCTGGCCGACGTGGCCAACCCCATCACGCGCGGCGTGGCCGCGCTCGAGCGCGGTCTGCTGCTGCTCAGCGAGGCGCCGGCCGAATCGGGCGGCAGCCATGTTGCCGAGCGAGCGCGTGGCGCCATCAGCCTGCGCGATGTGACGGTGTCCTTCGACAGCGACCATGCCCCGGCCCTGGCCCATGTGAGCCTGGACATTCGCCCCGGCGAGGTGGTGGCCCTGGTCGGGCCGTCGGGCGCGGGCAAGACCACGCTGGTCAACCTGCTGCCGCGCTTCGTGGCCGCAAGCAGCGGCCAGGTGCTGCTCGACGACGTACCCGCCGAGGACTGGAACCTGCAGTCGCTGCGCGCGCAGTTCGCCATGGTGAGCCAGGACGTGGTCATGTTCAACGACAGCATCGCCGCCAACGTGGCGCTGGGCGCGGCCATCGACGAGGCGCGCGTGCAGCATTGCCTTGCGGCCGCCAACCTGGCCCAGCATGTGGCCGCCCTGCCCCAGGGCATGCACACGCTGGTGGGGCACAACGCCACGCAGCTGTCGGGCGGGCAGCGCCAGCGGCTGGCGATTGCGCGCGCGCTGTACAAGGACGCGCCGATATTGATCCTGGACGAGGCCACCTCGGCCCTCGATACCGAATCCGAGCGCCTGGTGCAGGAGGCCCTGCAGCGCCTGATGCACGGGCGCACCACGCTGGTGATCGCACACCGCCTGTCCACCATCGAACATGCCGACCGCGTCGTGGTGATGGAGCGCGGGCGCATCGCCGAGCAAGGCACGCACGCCGAACTGGTCGCCGCCGGCGGGCTGTTTGCGCGCCTGCAGGCGCATGGGTCGTGA